In Sandaracinaceae bacterium, the DNA window GCACTGCGCAGTCGATGGAGTGCCGCGCCTAGCGCAGGGTCCACGTCCAGGTAGCGATCGGGCTCGTCCACCACGCGCTTGCGCAGCGAGCCATCGCGCGTGCACTCGTCCACTGCCGCGCGCACGTCGCGGAACAGGCTGGCGTAGTCGCGCCGCGGGCTGCCCGGGTTGCCCAGCCCGCGGTCCACGGCGTCCACGGCGGCGGCGAAGAGGCTCACCTCCGGCAGCGACCCGAGCGCGTCCAACCACACGTAGCGCCCCGAGGAAGGCCGCAGCTTGTGTGTGTGGTAGGCGGCGCGGCGCTCCTCGCGCGTGAGCTCCACCAGCCCGTGGAAGGCCCGCTTCACGTACTTGTAGCGGTCCATCTTGAGCAGGTTGCCGAGGCGCAGGTCCACCAGCAGCCCGCGGATGGGGAAGTCTTGGTCCACCACCAACGCACGGAAGCTCTCGGGGTAGCCGCGGGCCACCAGCTTCTCGATGGCCAGCTCCACCAGCAGCGCCCCCAGCTCTCGCCGGTGGTAGTGCGCCAGCGTGTAGTCCATGTCGAAGCCCACCACCTCGATGCGGTCGAGGCGCAGGTTGCGGTTGCAGAAGACGCGCCGCTCGAGGGGCGGCGGGCGAACGGACGCAGGCAGCAGGTTCAGCTCCGGCAGAGGGAGCGTGAGCTGAGTCGCGAGGGGGTCCGAGCTCGCGTTGGCAGAGGGCGACATGCGGGCGGGATGGTACCAGCGGCGCCCCCTGCTCGGGCCGAAAAGCAGTGGCGCCCGCCCGTTGAAGAACGGGCGCGTTAAAGAACAACAGCGAGCCGGTTGGGGCTCGCTGTTGCTCTTTCTTACTTTGTGGAGCTGAGGGGGATCGAACCCCTGACCTCCGCACTGCCAGTGCGGCGCTCTCCCAGCTGAGCTACAACCCCTGGGGACGGGGGCTTTCTGAAGGGTTCCTCCCAGGTTGTCAAAGGGATTTCTGCAACCCACCGAAATCTTGACGACTTTGACGGCTTTGGCGACGGTCGAGGGCCCCTCGCCGCGCAGTGCGTGCGATCGGGTGCCCGAGCAACGAGATCTGCGTGACCCACCACCCCGGCGAGGCCCCTGCCCGCACGCCTGCTTGCCGTCGCCACCCGCGGCGCTCTGTGCGCGTGCTGCGTGGGCGTGGCGTGGCCGGGGTGGCGATCGCCAGCGCCCTGGCCGTCCTGGTGATCGCGGGGCCGGGCGGCTGCGGGACCAACCCCGCGCCGGCCATGCTGCTGGACGTGGACGAGGTCACGCCCGCCGTGGTGGAGCCCGGCTCGGTGCTGCGCATCGCGGGCGACGGCTTCCCCGTGGCGCGCGACGCCATGGTGGTGCTGGTGGGGCAGCTGGCGCGCCCGGGCAACGCGCCGCTCGACGTGAACCACACGCTGCGCGGGCACGCGCGCTCCGAGCAGCTGATCGAGGTGCAGCTGGGCGAGCCGGACCTCACGGCGCTGGGCGGCCGCGGCACGTTCACGGGCAGCCTGCACATCACCTTCTCGGGCATCGCGTCACGGCGTGACGTGGCTGGCTCGGTCGACGGAGTGGAGTTCGACCTGCGGCTGAGCGCCGACGGCGGCCTGCACGAGGCGCTCGAGCGAGGCGAGCGCGCCGAAGCGGCGCTCGACGAGCTGGGCATCACGCCCGCGGACGAGCAGTCGCCCAGCGGCGGCCTGCGCATCGGTGAGGTGCGCCCGGACAGCGCGGCGGCGCGCGCCACGTTGACGGCCGGCGACGTGCTGGTGCGCTTCGATGGGGTGCGCGTGCTGGAGCTGGGCGACCTGGCCCCGCGGCCGGGCGTGCTGCGGGTGACGCTGGAAGTGGAGCGGCCGGGCACCAGCCAGCCCACCACGCTGGAGATGCCGCTGCGTGGTCCGCCCGAGGGGCAGAAGGGCCGCGTGCTGCTGATGCTGGTGCTGCTCGGTGCGTTGGTGGTGTTCGTGGCCAGCGTGCCCGCCACCTCGGGGCCGCTCACGCTGTTCGTGCGTGACGCGGTGGACGTGAAGGCCCCGCACGCCATCGACTGGCTCCTGGGCTACGCGCCTGGCACGCGCGTCGGGACCCCGCGCAAGCAGCTCTGGCTGTCACGGGGGCTGGCCCTGCTGGCGGTGAGCGGAGCCTTCGCGGGCATGGCCGTGGCGGGGCGGGTGTTCGACCGGCTGTTCGACACGGGTGCGCTGACGGGCTTGGCGCTGATGCTGCGCCTGTCCATCCAGGTGTTCGGGCTGCGCACCTACGGCCGCCCGGAGCGCTGGCTCACGTCGGCCTTCGTGCTGCGCGGCGCGCCCATGGCGCTGAGCGTGGTGGCCGTGCTGATCCTGGGCGGCACCAACCACCTGCGCGGGCTGCAGGTGGCGCAGGGCGGCGCGCTCTGGGACTTCATGGTGTTCCGTCACCCCATCGCGTTCCTGCTGTTCCCGGTCTTCGCCGTGGCGGCGCTGGGTGGGCCGAGCGCCACCATCTCGGACCCGCGCACACCCGTCTTCGTGGCCGCGGCGGCGCGTGCACACCTCTTGGTGGTGGCCGGGCTCGGCACGGTGGTCTTCCTCGGCGGCTGGCACCCCATCACGCTCGGCGGCGCCGTCCCCGAGCTGGGCGCGGCGGTGCTGGGCGTGCTCGTCTTCGTGCTCAAGTGCTGGGGCCTCATGCTGCTGGGCCTGCGCCTGCGCATCCAGAGCGGCGCCGTCGGCGAGCGCCCGCCCACGTTCCTGCTGCCCGCCGCCGTGCTGGGGCTGGTGGCGTCGTGCGCCTGGATTGCGCTCGGAGTGCCCGCCGACGTGGAGACCCTGAGCGGGCCCGTGCTGCTGGCCACCAGCGCGCTGGTGGTGGGCATCACGCTCTTCCGACGGCACCAAGCGGGAAGCGGCACCGAGGTGCACCTACACCCGTTCCTCTGAAGGGCGGCGGGCGTAGTCGTAGTCGTAGTCGTAGTCGTAGTCGTAGTCGTAGTCGTAGTCGTGCTCGTGCTCGTGCTCGCCAACATCGCCCCCGACCGACAGCCACTCCCGCCGCGGTGTGCGGGGGTGGGGGGGGCACGAGTACGAGCACGAGCACGAGCACGTCTACGACTACGACTACGTCTACGTCTACGTCCGTCAGCGCCCACGCTCACGCCCACGTG includes these proteins:
- a CDS encoding PDZ domain-containing protein, with product MTHHPGEAPARTPACRRHPRRSVRVLRGRGVAGVAIASALAVLVIAGPGGCGTNPAPAMLLDVDEVTPAVVEPGSVLRIAGDGFPVARDAMVVLVGQLARPGNAPLDVNHTLRGHARSEQLIEVQLGEPDLTALGGRGTFTGSLHITFSGIASRRDVAGSVDGVEFDLRLSADGGLHEALERGERAEAALDELGITPADEQSPSGGLRIGEVRPDSAAARATLTAGDVLVRFDGVRVLELGDLAPRPGVLRVTLEVERPGTSQPTTLEMPLRGPPEGQKGRVLLMLVLLGALVVFVASVPATSGPLTLFVRDAVDVKAPHAIDWLLGYAPGTRVGTPRKQLWLSRGLALLAVSGAFAGMAVAGRVFDRLFDTGALTGLALMLRLSIQVFGLRTYGRPERWLTSAFVLRGAPMALSVVAVLILGGTNHLRGLQVAQGGALWDFMVFRHPIAFLLFPVFAVAALGGPSATISDPRTPVFVAAAARAHLLVVAGLGTVVFLGGWHPITLGGAVPELGAAVLGVLVFVLKCWGLMLLGLRLRIQSGAVGERPPTFLLPAAVLGLVASCAWIALGVPADVETLSGPVLLATSALVVGITLFRRHQAGSGTEVHLHPFL